The Salvelinus alpinus chromosome 28, SLU_Salpinus.1, whole genome shotgun sequence genome includes a window with the following:
- the LOC139557850 gene encoding adenosine receptor A1-like encodes MPEALAPAQALYIGMEVVIAVFSVLGNVMVVWAVKINKSLRDTTFCFIVSLALADIAVGALVIPLAITISIGLQTHFYSCLMVACTVLVLTQSSILALLAIAIDRYLRVKIPTSYKRVVTKQRAAVAVVVCWTVAFIVGLTPMLGWNNLWRLQQNGSLNDDLIITCQFENVISMDYMVYFNFFGWVLPPLLLMLVIYTEIFYMIHKQLNKKACTISHTDPNKYYDKELKLAKSLALVLFLFAISWLPLHIINCITLFCPTCDKPLFLIYIAILLTHGNSAVNPIVYAFRIKKFRDAFLKIWKQYFCCKDVPAILNQPSEKDRKEKENQNGNGNPNPIGDSPPAPSPSQEGQQLPLEQMVKQQLPQSHDDADPRQKPPMEHNNI; translated from the exons ATGCCTGAAGCACTCGCTCCAGCCCAGGCGCTCTACATCGGCATGGAGGTGGTGATTGCCGTCTTCTCCGTCCTGGGTAATGTGATGGTGGTCTGGGCGGTGAAAATTAACAAGTCGTTGAGAGACACAACATTCTGTTTCATCGTTTCTCTGGCCTTGGCGGATATCGCAGTGGGAGCCCTCGTCATCCCCTTGGCGATAACTATCAGCATCGGACTTCAAACTCACTTCTACAGCTGCCTGATGGTCGCGTGCACGGTGCTGGTGCTGACGCAAAGTTCCATCCTGGCGCTCCTGGCTATCGCGATTGACCGCTATCTCAGGGTCAAGATTCCAACCAG ctATAAGCGTGTGGTGACAAAGCAGCGAGCGGCCGTGGCGGTGGTGGTGTGTTGGACTGTGGCCTTCATCGTGGGCTTGACCCCcatgctgggctggaacaaccTCTGGAG GCTGCAGCAGAACGGTTCCCTGAACGACGATCTCATCATCACTTGTCAGTTTGAGAACGTAATCAGCATGGACTATATGGTCTACTTCAACTTCTTCGGCTGG GTGCTGCCTCCTTTACTCCTTATGCTGGTCATCTACACAGAGATCTTCTACATGATCCACAAGCAGCTCAACAAGAAG GCTTGTACCATCAGCCACACCGACCCCAACAAGTACTACGACAAGGAACTCAAACTTGCCAAGTCGCTGGCCCTGGTCCTCTTCCTGTTCGCCATCAGCTGGCTTCCCCTCCACATCATCAACTGCATCACGTTGTTCTGTCCAACCTGCGACAAACCCCTGTTCCTGATCTACATCGCCATCTTGCTCACGCACGGCAACTCAGCCGTCAACCCCATCGTCTACGCCTTCCGCATCAAGAAGTTTCGCGACGCTTTTCTGAAGATCTGGAAGCAGTACTTCTGTTGTAAGGACGTACCCGCCATTTTGAACCAGCCTAGTGAGAAGGATCGTAAGGAGAAGGAGAACCAGAATGGGAACGGGAATCCTAATCCGATCGGGGACTCACCGCCAGCTCCTTCGCCATCACAAGAAGGGCAGCAGCTTCCACTAGAGCAGATGGTTAAGCAGCAGCTGCCACAGTCTCACGATGATGCCGACCCTCGGCAGAAACCGCCGATGGAGCACAACAATATCTAA